A DNA window from Brassica napus cultivar Da-Ae chromosome C1, Da-Ae, whole genome shotgun sequence contains the following coding sequences:
- the LOC106391990 gene encoding inositol transporter 4-like, with protein sequence MVEGGIAKADKTEFTECWRTTWKTPYIMRLALSAGIGGLLFGYDTGVISGALLFIKEDFDEVDRKTWLQSTIVSMAVAGAIVGAAVGGWINDRFGRRMSILIADVLFLIGAVVMAFAPAPWVIIVGRIFVGFGVGMASMTSPLYISEASPARIRGALVSTNGLLITGGQFFSYLINLAFVHTPGTWRWMLGVAGVPAIIQFALMWSLPESPRWLYRKDRVAESRAILERIYPEDEVEAEMEALKESVEAEKADEAIIGDSFGAKLKGAFANPVVRRGLAAGITVQVAQQFVGINTVMYYSPSIVQFAGYASNSTAMALSLVTSGLNAIGSIVSMMFVDRYGRRKLMIISMFGIITCLIILAIVFAQAAIHAPKIDAVESTTFAPNATCPAFAPLAVPNAPPSRWNCMKCLRSECGFCASGVQPYAPGACVVLSDDMKATCHSRGRTYFKDGCPSKFGFLAIVFLGLYIVVYAPGMGTVPWIVNSEIYPLRYRGLGGGIAAVSNWVSNLIVSESFLSLTHALGSSGTFLLFAGFSTVGLFFIWLLVPETKGLQFEEVEKLLEVGYKPSLLRRKNKAKDVDTA encoded by the exons ATGGTGGAAGGAGGTATAGCGAAAGCAGACAAAACAGAGTTCACAGAGTGTTGGAGGACGACATGGAAGACCCCTTACATCATGCGCCTCGCTCTCTCCGCCGGAATCGGAGGTCTTCTCTTCGGTTACGACACCGGAGTCATCTCCGGCGCTCTTCTCTTCATCAAAGAAGACTTCGACGAGGTCGATAGGAAAACATGGCTTCAGTCGACTATCGTCAGCATGGCGGTGGCCGGAGCCATCGTCGGAGCAGCCGTAGGAGGCTGGATCAACGACAGATTCGGAAGGAGGATGTCGATTCTCATCGCCGACGTGCTGTTTTTGATCGGCGCGGTCGTCATGGCGTTTGCTCCGGCTCCTTGGGTTATCATCGTCGGAAGAATCTTCGTTGGGTTCGGCGTCGGTATGGCTTCGATGACGTCGCCGCTTTACATATCGGAAGCTTCTCCGGCGAGAATCAGAGGTGCGCTTGTTAGCACCAACGGTCTTTTAATCACCGGAGGACAGTTCTTCTCTTACCTCATCAATCTCGCTTTTGTCCAC ACTCCGGGGACATGGAGGTGGATGTTGGGAGTTGCGGGAGTTCCGGCGATAATTCAGTTTGCGTTGATGTGGTCCTTGCCGGAATCTCCACGGTGGTTGTACAGGAAGGACAGGGTCGCGGAGTCTAGAGCAATCTTGGAGAGGATCTACCCGGAGGACGAAGTGGAGGCGGAGATGGAAGCGTTGAAAGAGTCCGTGGAGGCGGAGAAAGCAGACGAGGCCATCATCGGAGATAGTTTTGGCGCCAAACTCAAAGGAGCCTTCGCGAATCCTGTCGTCCGACGTGGACTCGCGGCTGGTATTACTGTCCAGGTGGCGCAGCAGTTTGTCGGGATCAACACTGTGATGTATTACAGTCCCTCCATTGTGCAGTTCGCTGGATACGCCTCCAACAGTACAGCAATGGCTCTGTCTCTTGTAACTTCTGGTCTGAACGCGATTGGTTCGATTGTGAGCATGATGTTTGTGGACCGGTACGGTAGAAGGAAGCTGATGATCATCTCTATGTTTGGGATCATAACTTGTCTTATCATCTTAGCGATTGTCTTCGCACAAGCGGCTATCCACGCCCCCAAGATCGATGCAGTGGAGTCAACCACGTTTGCTCCAAACGCTACTTGTCCAGCGTTTGCTCCCCTCGCAGTCCCAAACGCGCCTCCCTCGAGGTGGAACTGCATGAAGTGTCTCAGGTCCGAATGTGGATTCTGCGCTAGCGGCGTGCAACCGTACGCGCCAGGAGCATGCGTGGTGTTATCGGACGACATGAAGGCGACGTGTCACTCAAGGGGAAGAACATATTTCAAAGATGGATGTCCAAGCAAGTTTGGGTTCTTGGCTATAGTGTTTTTGGGGCTTTACATCGTAGTGTACGCTCCAGGTATGGGTACTGTCCCATGGATTGTCAACTCTGAGATCTATCCGCTTAGATACAGAGGTCTTGGCGGAGGCATAGCTGCTGTCTCGAACTGGGTCTCTAATCTCATTGTGAGCGAGAGCTTTCTCTCACTCACACATGCTCTTGGCTCCTCTGGGACTTTCCTTCTCTTTGCTGGCTTCTCTACGGTTGGACTCTTCTTTATTTGGCTGCTTGTGCCTGAGACCAAAGGACTTCAGTTTGAGGAGGTCGAGAAGTTGCTCGAGGTCGGCTACAAGCCAAGTCTCTTGCGGCGGAAGAACAAGGCTAAAGACGTTGATACAGCTTAA
- the LOC106421982 gene encoding pentatricopeptide repeat-containing protein At4g16470-like: MLVSKQRTLISSSLYRKSHSSFICFSSSSISRLLSDLGFTMRSVSMVSTLELNRNESDSDSSEVHVLSDPKFSGKATTILRRMLAQRKIPSFQVAHHRKKEQPDKTLQGLCITGRLKEAVGLLWRSNGLQLESDTYSMLLQECKERREYAKGKRVHAHMVVVGFSPTEYLKVKLLILYALSGDLQTGGILFRGLQSRCLISRNAMISGCVKKGLEQEGLFMYYDMRYCGLVPDQYTFSSVFRACSALASLEHGMRSHAVMVKTCLKSNVIVNGALVDMYFKCSSVSDGYKAFDQFLDRNVVTWTSLMSGYGYHGQVSEVLKCFEKMKEEGCRPNSVTFLVVLTACSHGGLVDQGRMHFDSMKRDYGMEPEGQHYAAMVDILGRAGRLQEAYEFIMKSPCKKHAPVWGSLLGSCRNHGNVELLELAATRYFELDPTNGGNYVVFANGYASCGLLDAASKVRKRMENAGVEKDPGYSQIELQGQVHRFMRNDTSHRLSRKIHNKVQEMASLFMDVDYYPDDLDTSYPL, encoded by the exons ATGTTGGTTTCAAAACAGAGAACGTTAATATCGTCTTCACTCTATCGAAAGTCCCACTCTTCCTTTATCTGCTTCTCTTCCTCCTCAATCTCCCGTCTTTTGAGCGATTTAGGCTTCACGATGAGGAGTGTCTCGATGGTTTCAACTCTAGAGTTAAATAGGAACGAGTCTGATTCCGATTCCAGCGAGGTACACGTTTTATCTGATCCCAAGTTTTCCGGCAAAGCGACGACGATACTACGCCGCATGCTGGCTCAGAGGAAAATTCCCAG CTTTCAGGTAGCTCATCATAGAAAGAAAGAGCAGCCTGACAAGACACTACAAGGTCTTTGCATCACTGGGAGATTGAAAGAAGCTGTTGGGCTGTTATGGCGTAGCAACGGGTTACAGCTCGAGTCCGATACTTACTCTATGCTGTTACAGGAATGCAAAGAGAGGCGTGAATACGCAAAGGGGAAACGAGTACATGCTCACATGGTCGTTGTGGGGTTTTCTCCGACTGAGTATTTGAAAGTCAAGCTGTTGATACTTTACGCCTTGTCAGGGGATCTTCAAACAGGTGGGATTCTCTTTCGTGGTTTGCAGTCGAGGTGTTTGATATCGAGGAACGCAATGATCTCAGGGTGTGTTAAGAAGGGTCTTGAACAAGAAGGGCTTTTTATGTATTACGATATGCGATACTGTGGTTTAGTTCCGGATCAGTATACTTTTTCTTCCGTGTTTAGAGCGTGTTCTGCTTTAGCGTCGCTGGAACATGGAATGAGATCTCATGCTGTGATGGTAAAGACTTGTCTTAAGTCGAATGTTATAGTCAATGGTGCTCTTGTTGATATGTACTTCAAGTGCAGCAGTGTCTCTGATGGATACAAAGCGTTTGATCAGTTTCTCGATAGAAACGTGGTTACGTGGACCTCGTTGATGTCTGGATACGGGTATCATGGACAAGTTTCGGAGGTGTTGAAATGCTTTGAGAAGATGAAGGAAGAGGGTTGCAGACCGAACTCTGTCACGTTTTTGGTGGTTCTCACTGCGTGTAGCCATGGAGGTTTGGTTGACCAAGGTCGGATGCAttttgattctatgaaaagggATTACGGGATGGAGCCTGAGGGACAACACTACGCAGCTATGGTTGATATCTTAGGGCGTGCTGGTAGGCTACAAGAGGCGTACGAGTTTATAATGAAGTCACCGTGCAAGAAACATGCTCCGGTTTGGGGATCTTTGCTGGGATCATGCAGGAATCATGGGAATGTGGAGCTGCTAGAGCTCGCAGCTACGAGATATTTCGAGTTGGATCCAACGAACGGGGGGAATTACGTGGTGTTTGCCAATGGATACGCGAGCTGTGGATTGTTGGATGCTGCCTCAAAGGTTAGGAAGAGAATGGAGAATGCAGGAGTTGAAAAAGATCCAGGTTATAGCCAGATTGAATTACAAGGTCAAGTTCATAGGTTCATGAGGAATGACACGTCTCACAGACTCTCTAGGAAGATACACAACAAGGTCCAAGAGATGGCTTCTCTGTTTATGGATGTTGACTACTATCCAGATGACTTGGACACTAGTTATCCTCTTTGA
- the LOC106394243 gene encoding uncharacterized protein LOC106394243, protein MVGESESPLVSPLPPDLLFLLPLEATVPLASPPLVEKDTIMTEAVSVSDKIDVSPATAGVPPILVALSSGTSVTETVQVKNLANPTVSQSDYQAGPSSTPSSAGVPKGSTSQGSEFNWLSRTKAARKFPNSSIPVTRFEEGVPRVKIPNVVFERGAKAHSDYIVGIFYGNAPSYGKIWGVLNYLWGKDRRRILQHELWRIGDSPFFVTEWKASFSIDPPSLQQAPIWATLNKVPFDLLTDEGLEIISKPLGRIVDAKPFSSVSSVDVKVVVDLTVKLPTSVEIERENGLVDVLEVSYAWLPPLCPKTASKAADRSRPSTSNKQYAQKVHPQDQTIPVQSCINSVLADLEPSSGTTLVGGTSKTSCSVSQSPEVFPIPPPQDSMVEAPSQAGLVSLTEAPCQGSLQLFTASNDTLPVPDSIISHSELPFVPAMKAVLVRSVVGSSQEKLVVISFNPFAVLEQEEDPPNIHQEVSCQVEEIPRTCLEESKLTLVVTTPGSSKSPPSQFLSKTQKYKKRKLAKRSPGPIKVQFLFADSQSITVKILPPESLPFYFTAVYASNDLDERRQLWISLKDTAIAFDLSTHPWMVCGDFNEILDPRESSNPSIISSTRAMREFASCLSDIGIFDLASQGPKFTWSNHRPSDPIGKRIDRCLVNDLWQLSYPKGFCSFEPPEFSDHTPCHIRLTSTKPDFGTRSFMFPSYLTKLPSFVPTIKECWSQLGAPAGNLTYLCFKLKQLKSPIKSLCKENFSQIERRVQEAKSTLDSHQLQALNLPSQDNIALEKQSRETWLFLCLAEEMFFRQKSCIKWLEVGDLNTCFFHRITLVRNALIGITYLLRGDGSRSHSLKEVHQIAASHFAGILCTLRGSHCLFLPEVLSRIISAGCSPDHQAHLSVPVSATLIKTTLFKLSLNRTPGSDGLTAEFFRSTWSFLGDEVCMAILDFFRTKFMPSCFIKNRLLLENVLLASEVLNGYHKKNRSPRITLKIDISKAFDSVRWDFLLQTLKVMQFPSDFVDCIRAYITTPSFSLSINGVTSGFFKGKSGLRQGDPISPLLFTVVMNVLSFMLNRGAEDRIFGYHPGCAGTRLTHLAFADDLLIFLDGTETSLAGVFTVLSQFEKFSGLQVNMSKTSMFSSGLAAHSQDNILNRFRLRSLQLPVRYLGLPLCSKKLSVRDCDPLLSQIRRKLNGWMNRHLSMAGRLQFISSTIPGILGFWSSAFSIPKKVLKMIQSLLSSFLWHGTLDNASAKVAWDSLCYPKCEGGLGIRGLSSWNTVFGIKLIWMLYFRAGSIWVAWVRDKYLSAGSFWSLNSRSYSISWTFRRLLKLRHIALSFLSISVREGGETYFWFDPWTPYGILIDYLGPSGPMDLGIPLNSLVSSITQGSAWILRPARSERQLNLHVYLTSFSPSPGSDAAIWKVGDRICTKFSTKDVWKSIRMAKPSVSWARFIWNQAIIPKYRITSWLFTLNRNPTMDRMIS, encoded by the exons atGGTTGGTGAATCGGAGTCACCGCTGGTGTCTCCTCTGCCTCCTGACCTTCTGTTCCTCCTGCCTTTGGAAGCTACGGTCCCTTTGGCCTCTCCTCCTCTTGTTGAGAAGGATACAATCATGACAGAAGCTGTTTCTGTTTCTGACAAAATTGATGTCTCTCCTGCTACGGCTGGTGTTCCGCCTATTTTGGTGGCTCTTTCGTCTGGTACCTCTGTTACGGAAACGGTTCAAGTTAAAAATTTGGCAAACCCTACTGTCTCCCAATCTGATTATCAGGCGGGTCCTTCGTCGACTCCATCCTCCGCTGGTGTACCTAAGGGTTCTACTTCTCAGGGTTCTGAGTTTAATTGGCTTAGCAGAACTAAAGCTGCAAGGAAATTTCCTAATTCTTCTATCCCTGTTACACGGTTCGAAGAAGGTGTGCCTCGTGTAAAGATTCCAAATGTGGTGTTTGAAAGAGGTGCTAAGGCTCACTCTGATTACATAGTTGGAATCTTTTATGGCAATGCTCCTTCATACGGAAAGATTTGGGGAGTTCTTAATTATCTGTGGGGAAAAGACAGGAGA CGAATCCTCCAGCATGAGCTCTGGAGAATTGGTGACTCGCCGTTCTTTGTAACTGAATGGAAAGCTTCCTTCAGTATCGATCCCCCTTCACTTCAACAAGCTCCTATCTGGGCTACTCTAAATAAGGTGCCGTTTGATCTTCTTACTGATGAAGGTCTGGAAATCATCTCCAAACCGTTGGGGCGGATTGTTGATGCAAAACCTTTCTCGAGCGTTTCCTCAGTTGATGTTAAGGTTGTTGTGGACTTGACCGTCAAGCTTCCTACTTCGGTGGAGATTGAAAGAGAGAATGGTTTAGTGGATGTTTTAGAGGTGTCATATGCGTGGCTTCCTCCACTATGTCCG AAAACTGCTTCAAAAGCTGCTGACAGGTCTCGACCTTCGACTTCGAACAAACAGTATGCTCAAAAAGTTCATCCTCAGGACCAAACCATCCCGGTTCAATCCTGTATTAATTCTGTTCTTGCAGATTTGGAGCCCTCTTCAGGAACTACTTTGGTTGGTGGAACGAGCAAAACCTCATGCTCTGTCTCTCAGTCTCCAGAAGTTTTCCCTATCCCTCCTCCCCAGGATAGTATGGTGGAAGCTCCTTCTCAAGCGGGTTTGGTTTCTTTAACAGAAGCTCCTTGCCAAGGAAGTCTTCAGTTGTTTACAGCGAGTAATGATACTCTTCCTGTTCCTGACTCAATTATTTCCCATTCGGAATTGCCTTTTGTTCCAGCAATGAAGGCAGTTTTGGTCAGGTCAGTGGTAGGGTCTAGCCAAGAAAAGCTTGTGGTCATCTCATTCAATCCTTTTGCAGTTCTTGAGCAGGAGGAAGATCCACCCAATATTCATCAGGAAGTTTCTTGTCAAGTAGAAGAAATTCCTCGAACCTGTCTTGAAGAATCTAAGCTTACTCTGGTGGTTACTACGCCAGGGAGCAGTAAGTCTCCTCCATCCCAGTTTCTCTCTAAGACTCAGAAGTACAAGAAGAGGAAGCTCGCTAAAAGGTCCCCT GGTCCTATCAAGGTTCAGTTTTTGTTTGCGGATTCTCAATCAATCACGGTTAAGATCTTGCCTCCAGAGTCTCTTCCCTTCTACTTCACGGCGGTGTATGCCTCAAATGATTTGGATGAGCGTAGGCAGCTTTGGATCTCTCTAAAAGACACAGCAATTGCTTTTGATTTGTCTACTCATCCCTGGATGGTCTGCGGGGACTTTAATGAGATTTTGGATCCCCGGGAGTCTTCAAATCCATCTATTATTTCCTCAACCAGAGCCATGCGTGAATTTGCATCGTGTCTTTCTGATATCGGAATCTTTGATCTAGCGTCGCAGGGGCCAAAGTTTACTTGGTCAAATCATCGTCCGTCTGATCCTATTGGTAAGAGGATTGATAGATGTCTAGTGAATGATCTGTGGCAGTTGTCTTATCCTAAAGGTTTTTGCTCCTTCGAACCTCCGGAGTTCTCTGATCATACGCCATGTCATATAAGGCTTACCTCCACTAAGCCAGATTTCGGGACCCGATCGTTCATGTTCCCAAGCTACTTAACAAAGCTGCCCTCTTTTGTTCCTACTATCAAAGAGTGTTGGTCTCAGTTAGGGGCTCCGGCAGGGAATCTCACATATTTGTGTTTTAAGCTCAAGCAGCTTAAATCTCCTATAAAGTCTCTTTGTAAGGAAAACTTCAGCCAGATTGAGAGAAGAGTTCAGGAGGCAAAATCGACTCTTGATTCTCACCAGCTGCAGGCACTTAATTTACCATCCCAAGATAATATTGCCTTGGAGAAGCAGTCTCGTGAAACCTGGCTGTTCTTATGTCTAGCTGAAGAAATGTTTTTCCGTCAGAAATCGTGTATTAAATGGTTGGAGGTGGGAGATTTAAATACCTGCTTTTTTCACAGAATTACTCTGGTCAGGAATGCACTTATTGGGATTACCTATCTATTAAGAGGTGATGGTTCACGTTCTCATTCTCTTAAAGAAGTTCACCAGATTGCAGCTTCTCACTTTGCGGGAATCTTATGTACTCTAAGAGGTTCTCACTGTCTTTTCCTACCTGAAGTTCTCTCTAGAATCATCTCAGCAGGCTGTTCTCCGGATCATCAAGCTCACCTTTCTGTTCCAGTGTCTGCTACCTTGATCAAAACCACGTTATTCAAGCTATCTCTAAATCGTACTCCTGGATCTGATGGTCTAACTGCTGAATTCTTCAGATCAACTTGGAGCTTTTTAGGAGATGAAGTATGTATGGCGATCTTGGATTTCTTCAGAACCAAGTTCATGCCTTCAT GTTTCATTAAGAATAGGTTGCTGCTTGAGAACGTTTTACTAGCCTCTGAGGTGCTTAATGGATATCATAAGAAGAATCGCTCACCGAGAATAACGCTTAAAATTGATATTTCAAAAGCGTTTGATTCCGTTCGTTGGGATTTTCTGCTTCAGACTCTCAAGGTTATGCAATTCCCATCTGATTTTGTTGACTGTATTCGTGCCTACATTACTACTCCATCTTTCTCATTGAGCATCAATGGAGTCACTTCAGggttttttaaaggaaaatccGGGTTAAGGCAGGGAGACCCCATCTCCCCTCTTTTATTTACTGTGGTCATGAACGTCTTATCTTTTATGTTGAATCGGGGAGCAGAGGATCGAATTTTTGGCTATCATCCGGGCTGTGCCGGAACTAGACTAACTCATCTCGCTTTTGCGGATGATTTACTGATTTTTCTTGATGGTACAGAAACCTCTCTGGCTGGAGTATTTACAGTTCTGTCCCAGTTTGAAAAATTCTCTGGTCTTCAAGTTAATATGTCAAAAACTTCCATGTTCTCTTCTGGTCTAGCAGCGCACTCGCAAGATAACATTCTTAACCGGTTCAGGCTGCGATCTCTCCAGCTGCCTGTGAGATATCTTGGTTTGCCTCTCTGCTCCAAGAAGTTATCGGTTAGGGACTGTGATCCTTTGCTTTCTCAAATTCGTAGGAAGCTTAATGGTTGGATGAACCGGCACCTGAGTATGGCGGGTAGACTTCAGTTCATCTCATCAACTATTCCTGGCATACTTGGATTTTGGTCTTCTGCCTTCTCTATCCCTAAGAAGGTTTTAAAGATGATTCAGTCCCTTCTCTCCTCTTTTCTCTGGCATGGAACACTAGATAATGCATCGGCCAAAGTCGCATGGGATTCATTGTGCTATCCGAAATGTGAAGGGGGTCTTGGAATCAGAGGACTCTCCTCTTGGAACACTGTTTTTGGCATCAAGTTGATTTGGATGCTTTACTTTCGTGCTGGTTCAATTTGGGTGGCATGGGTTCGAGACAAATACCTCTCTGCAGGTTCATTTTGGTCTCTTAATTCGCGGAGTTATTCCATCTCTTGGACTTTCCGAAGGCTGTTAAAGCTTCGTCACATAGCTTTGTCTTTTCTCAGCATCTCAGTGCGGGAAGGAGGTGAGACTTACTTCTGGTTTGATCCTTGGACACCTTATGGTATCTTGATTGACTATTTGGGACCTTCGGGACCTATGGATTTGGGAATTCCACTGAATTCTCTGGTTTCCTCTATTACTCAAGGTTCTGCTTGGATCTTAAGACCGGCCAGGTCTGAGAGACAACTGAATCTTCAtgtctatctcacttcattctctccTTCTCCTGGATCAGATGCTGCTATTTGGAAAGTTGGAGACAGAATTTGTACTAAATTCTCTACTAAGGATGTTTGGAAGTCTATTAGGATGGCTAAGCCTTCTGTTTCTTGGGCGAGATTCATATGGAATCAGGCAATTATACCAAAGTATAGGATTACCTCTTGGTTGTTCACCCTCAATCGTAATCCGACTATGGATCGTATGATCTCTTGA